AGCTGGTAGGAAGCTGGAAGGAGAGGTGGCAGAggaagtggaaagtgaaaatggaataacaaGGGAGCATGAAAAATCTGGACACGGGAAATGGTTGAGCCATGCTGCCTGAAGGTTTACGGATTTAATTGCTTTATGAGCTCAGATGTACTTCTCGCTAGAACGGTCGAGGAGCCGAGCCCGGACCCATAAAATGGTTGGGCTATGTTGTGTCCAAACAGTAACCTTCGATCAATTTCTGGTACACCGTCTCGGCTTGCATTCCCGGATACGGAGTCTCAGCCAGCGTGAAGAACTCCAACAGTACTATGCCGAACGACCAAACGTCCGATTGCGTGGAGAAAATACGATCCCTCATCGTTTCGACAGCCAACCACTTAATGGGTAATGGACAGTCGTTCATCTTCTTGTAGATTTCTTCTTTGTACATACTCTTGGCCAGACCGAAGTCGCATATCTTTGCCACATTGTCATCGGCCAGCAAGATATTTCTAGCGGCCAAGTCACCGTGCAGTACCTGGAAATTCAGTTTCCAAAGATTGCTATACATCTATTGCATACAgatcaaatgaaataatccTGCTCTGATATAATTATCTGCGAGAAGAAATCGCAGGAACTAACCCTTCTCTGGCTGAGATATTCCATTCCACGGGCTACTTGGAACGCCCAGGA
This window of the Augochlora pura isolate Apur16 unplaced genomic scaffold, APUR_v2.2.1 APUR_unplaced_5368, whole genome shotgun sequence genome carries:
- the LOC144477931 gene encoding fibroblast growth factor receptor 4-like; this translates as MPADDPVHSSTCLPRSSSCQRDSNESNSKPICTQDLLSWAFQVARGMEYLSQRRVLHGDLAARNILLADDNVAKICDFGLAKSMYKEEIYKKMNDCPLPIKWLAVETMRDRIFSTQSDVWSFGIVLLEFFTLAETPYPGMQAETVYQKLIEGYCLDTT